The segment TCCGGTCAAGATAATCTGAGCAGCATTTATCACGACCACATGGTCGCCGGCGTCGACATGAGGGGTGTAGGTCGGACGATGCTTCCCCATCAGCAAACGTGCAATACGGGTAGCAAGGCGACCTAACACCTGATTCCGGGCGTCAATCAGGTACCACGCGCCTTGAACATCAGTCGGTTTAGCAACGTAAGTTTTCATTTTTAAATAAAATTATATCTATAGAGAGGGTTATGTCAATAAAAACAAATATGGAGAGGGAAAAACGGGAGATGGATTCAGAAGGGGATGTCATCAAGCTGATCCTTGGGGATATCAGGTTCATCATCTGGGGGAAGGTCTGGTTCTGGTTCAACAGGAGAGGGTTCAAGAGAGATGGCTTTGTCCAGCACTTGGACGCTCCGTCCGTGGATTTCCACCACACTTCGTTTTTCACCAGTGGTGGTTTCCCAAGAACGGCTGCGCAATTCGCCTTGGACAAGCACCGCCGAGCCTTTTTTCAGGCGTTCGCCAATCCGCTCAGCAAGTTGTGCCCAAGTGTTAACAGTGAAAAAGTAGGTCTCGTCTCTCCATTCATTGGTGGTCTGATCTTTGAAGCGACGGTTGACTGCGATTCGAAAGGTGCACACCGGGGTTCCCTTTGGTGTATAGCGCAGATCAGGGTCAGCGGTCAATCTACCTAAGAGGATTACACTGTTAAGATAGCCGAGTCTGAGCGAACTCTGGGAGTTTTGCGGTGCCTCATTCATTTTTAGCCTCAGGAGTCGGTTGGTCTTTATCCAGTTGTCCGAGAGCCGTCTGGGGTTCGGCTACTTTTGCCTCCGGTAGGCGGAAGAAGGCGAGTCGGAGGATTTCTTCGCGGTGGAGGAGTTCGCGGCGTATCTTTTCAGGAACTGTTGTGGGTGCTTGAAAGTAAATGAAGAGATAGGTGCCTTCGCGGTGTTTGCGAATGGGATAGGCAAAGGCACGGCGTTCAGTTTTCACATCCAATATATTGGTAGCGCCACTGGTGGTTAAGCGGTTGGTCAGTTCCACTATAATTTTCTCTATATCCCCCTCAGAAATGTTGGGGTCCAGAATTGCTGCGAGTTCATAGTGGTTCAAGTCTCCTCCTTTAATGGGTTTTGAATCTTACCAACAGGACATCTCCGTCCTGAATTACATAACCTTTTCCTTCAATCTTAATCTTGCCGGCGGTATGTGCCGCTTGAAAGCTTCCTGCGGCAATTAGGTCCTGCCAGTTTACGACCTCAGCTTTGATAAAGCCTTTGCCAATTTCGGTGTGAATCATATAGGCAGCGTCAAGGGCAGTTGTTCCTCGGGGTGCCGACCAGGCACGGGTCTCTTCTCCTTTGACGGTATAGAAGCGAATCAGGTCAAGCGCCGAAAAACAGGTGGTAATAATTTTTGCGGGACCTTCGCGAGCAAGATTAAGGCTCTGGCGGAGTTCCATCTTTTCCGACTCGGGGAGGTCGGCAATCTCATTTTCCAATTTTGCTGAGAAGAGAATACAGTTATGAGCAGCAAGGCGAGGAAAGCGGTTTGGTTCGGTAGGCTCGGTGTCTGAACAGTTAATTGCATAGACGAGAGGTTTTAACACAAAAAGGGATAACTCTTTTACTGCGTGCCGTTCCTCCGGACTGAGTTCTGGTGGTGTAAATGTTTTATGCAATCTGTCAGCCAGTTTTTCCAAGGCTAAGAGGCGTAGGTTTCTTTCTGGCGTTGCCGGTTCCTTCCGCACCGATTCTATCCTTTTCTCCACTACTGTCAGGTCAGCGATGGCCAGTTCCGCCTCAACAATTTCCGCGTCTCGGTCCGGGTCAATTGTGTCAAGGATATGCGGAATGTCGGGGGTGGCAAAATTGCGGACAAGGTGGAGAATGAGGTCGGCTTCGCGGATGTGGGCGAGGAATTTGTTGCCCAGCCCCTCACCATTACTGGCGCCCTTCACCAATCCGGCAATGTCAACAAAGTCAATGTGAGCAGGGGTAACCTTTTTGGGATTGATAACCTGAGCGATTTTTTCCAAGCGCTCATCTGGGACTGAACCCACCCCGACATTTTTTTCAATTGTGGTGAATGGAAACAGGTCAACCCGTGCTCGTGCGCCGGTGAGGATGTTAAATAAAGAGGATTTGCCGACATTGGGCAAACCCACTATGCCGATTCTCATCCGAATCCCTACCCTCTTTTGTTATCCGCCGCAATTATATCAGCTGACTTATTGGGTACGGGGGTATTGAATTGGTTCATTGCCTTTTCCAGACCACAGGTGGCAACCATCAAGCAGGCGTCAGTTGCTCGTCTTAGGACATTAGGCAACATTTTCATCTCTTCATTACTAAAGGGCGAAAGGACATATTCGGTTGCGTCACCCTCCTTAGGTGAACCGATACCGATACGGAGCCGAGGGAATCTATCGGTCCCGAGGTGGTAGATGATGGATGCAAGACCTTTGTGACCGCCATCCGAACCTTTGGGTCTGAGCCGAATGGTACCGAAGGGGAGGGCGATGTCATCGACCACCACAAGGAAGTCATCAGGATGTTCAGTCAGCTGTTCTTTGACAACGACCCCGGAGTGGTTCATATAAAGAAGCGGTTTTATGAGGAGAAGCTTCTTTCCCGCAAATACAGTCTGGGCAAGGAACCTGCCCGGTATGTGATGGAAGCGGATTTGGAGAAGCTGGGCAATGGTATCAAGCGTCATAAAGCCAAGGTTGTGACGGGTGAGCGCATAGCGTTCAGTGGGGTTGCCAAGACCGAAAATGGTCATACTATTTTTTCTTCTCTTCCGGTTTTTTCTTTGACTCCGGTTCGGCTTCGGGGCTCTTGCCTTTTCCCTCTTCGCTCTCTGTCTCTTCCGCCGCCTTTTTCTCCTTGATTACCTCAGGTTCAGGAGCACCTACGGCCGGTGCTGTCGCCGCTTCAACCGCGGCAGCCAGTTTGCGGGGCGTGAGGATGGTTACAATTGCAGATTCCGGGGGAAGGAGAAATTCTAACCCCTCGTATTTCAGGTCGGCGATATGGATGCTGTGTCCCATCCTTAAATTAGTGACATCAATTTCAATGTGTTCGGGAAATCTGTCGATGGTCGCCCGAACCGGAATTTCGCGTAAAAGGACTTCCAGCATGCCACCCTGTTTTACCCCGGCGGCAACACCACGGATGACCACCGGAACATTCATTGTAATCCGTTCATCAGGGTGGACCTTCTGAAAGTCAACATGGAGAAAGGAGCCGTCAATCGGATTTCGCTGAATAGTCTTGATGACACAGCGGATTGTGTCCTGGTCGGCAATCTGAACATCAACTATTGGTGTGTGCCCTTTTAATTCCCGTAGCGTCATTCCGAACTCATGGGCAGAAATCGTGAGTAAAACCGAGGGGTCGCCATGACCGTACATCACCGCGGGCAAGAAGCCAGCGCGGCGGAGTTTTTTGACCTTGGATTTACCAGTTTCGTTTCTAATTGTTGCCTTGATCTGTGCCATGGTTCTCCTTTACTGAATAAATAATGAACTGACTGAATCCTCGCGGTGGATCCGCAGGATTGCCTCAGCGAGAAGGGAGGATACGGACAGGATTTTTATCTTCTCGTGTTGTTTCGCTTGTGGGTGGAAGATGGTATCAGTCACAACCACCTCTTCAAGTGGAGATCCGGCGATGAGGTTAATAGCATTACCAGAAAAGAGTCCATGGGTAGCGGTGGCGCGGACAGTCTTGGCGCCGGCATTAATGAGTGCGCGGGTGGCATTGATGAGGGTTCCTCCGGTATCAATCATATCATCAAAGATTAGAGCATTCATACCCCCAACCTCACCCACGACCCTAAGCGCCTCTACCTGATTTGGTGCCGTGCGTCGCTTGTCGATGATAGCGAGCGGTATATCGTCCTTAAGGCGCTGGGCGAAGCCGCGGGCACGATTTGCCCTGCCGGTGTCAGGTGCAACCACAACCAGATTAGCCGTGTGCTGCCGGTAGTATTCAATCAGTACCGGAGTGGAAAAGAGATGGTCAACCGGGATATCAAAAAATGCCTGAATCTGATCGGCGTGGAGGTCCATTGTTAAAACCCTGTCAACACCGGCACGGGTCAGGAGATTGGCAATCAGTTTAGCAGAAAGGGGGACCCTGGGTTTGTCCTTACGGTCCTGCCGGGCATAACCATAATAGGGAATAACCGCGGTAATCCGGCGGGCTGATGCCCGTTTAAGGGCATCAATCATCAGGAGTAGTTCCAGGATGTTGTCAGCGGGTGGGGGTGTGGGCTGGACAACGAAGACATCATCACCCCGGACGCTTTCATTGATGCTGACCCGGATTTCACCATCGGCAAAATTGGTTACCTCTGCCTCACCTAAAGGTATCTCAAGGTGAGCGCAGATTTCCTCTGCCAGAGGCTTGTTAGCACGCCCGGAAAAAATCTTCAATCTTTCCATAACTGCTCCATCAAAATTGACCTCAGTCTCACTATGTTTTTCTGGGGCGGAAGGATTCGAACCTTCACGCCAGGATCCAAAGTCCTGTGTCCTGCCAGATTAGACAACGCCCCAATTTTAACCTTTATTCAGGCGGACAGACGGTCTTGACCGGGTGAGAATCCAGGGAAGCCCACTGGCAATCAAATCGGCCATCGGGTCCGGAGCTTTCAACAGTCCATAGACCGTACTGCCGGAACCGGACAGACTCGCAGCATAGGCACCCCGGCTTAAAAGTAGTTCTTTGATTTGAGCCAGTTCCGGGTGCCGCGCAAATACCACCGGCTCAAAACTGTTATGAATCTTTCCCGCCAAGCCTGCCAGTTCTTTGCGCCTTAACCTTAAGCATAAAATTTTAGGGGAAAGAGATGGTGGTGTCAATTTTCGCCTTAAGTGGTCAAGTTGTTGATATGCCCAAGAGGTGGAAACAGAAAAGTCAGGGCAATACAAGAGAACCAAAAGCCGGGGCAGAAGGACCGGGCGGAGTCTTTCTCCTCTACCCCGGGCAACGCAAGGAACGCCTTTAATAAAAAACGGCACATCACTGCCCAACTTTAGCGCTAGGTCTCGGAGCTTTTTCCGGTTAAGGGGATGGTGATAAAGCCGGTTTAGACCAATTAAAACCGCAGCCGCATCAGCAGAACCTCCGCCAAGACCAGAGCCCGGCGGGATACGCTTGTTAATTGTGATGCTGCAACCCTGTTCAATTTTTGCAGCAGCAAAGAAGAGTTCGGCAGCACGATGGGCAAGGTTATCATTTGCCGGAATGTTGAGCCTGATACCGGTTGTCCTTAATCTGATGCCTTTTGCCTGTTTGGTGATTTTTATCCGGTCCCCGAACTCCAATGGCACCATCAGAGTGACTATTTCGTGGTAGCCATCGGGTCTCTTTCTGCCTACCCAGAGTCCGAGGTTAATCTTTGCCGGTGCCAGCAGGATTATTGAGCGGCTCACTTTTGGATAAATGTAGATAAGGGGTCAATTTGCCATTCCGGGGAGAAAAACCCTGCGGCTCTGACACCGTGCCAGCCAAAACTCCGTACCTGGGAGTCAAAAATCATAAAGTCGGGAATGGCTGTGCCTGAGCCGATGATGCCCCAGAAAAATGACAGTTTTGTTGTTAGAGGGTCGGTTCCCATCCGCACCAATATTAGCCTTTCTGGATTTAAAGGGTTAGGATAGACAAAAACTGCTGATAGGCTCTCACCGAGCTCGGTTTTGAATAGGTTCATTTTGCCACCCTTAACGGTAATTGGCAGGTGGTGATGGATTTTTTTCATGACCCGGTTCTCTTTTTCACCGCCGAAAAGGATTAGGTTGCGGTCAAGCGGGATGGGTTCGGTGTCGCAAAGAACCTCGGTTGTGCCGTTGCCAATTAGATACCAGCGCAGACATTCCTGGCTTGCGGCATGCATGAGAAACTCAGCAACTGCTGAATCCTGGGTGCCATAGACAATAGCAAATGGTCTCATCAGCGCCTGTTTTGCCGGACCGTAAAGTTCGGGTTTCTTGGCGAGCCCTGCGGTTCTTGCCCTTCCTAATTTCCAGCCCTTAGGAGTGTTATACAGGGTTATAATCGCAGGCAGTTCTAACCTTTTTATCACCGTTTTGCCATCAATTTTCACACCTATCGGTCCTGAAAAGAATAGCCGCTGGTCAAGGTTTAAGGTCAACTGAGTTATGTTTTCGGTCTTAATCTCAACTGGTGAATCTCCTGCAGATGCCGCAACAGTTGCATCCCTGCCGATGGTTTTTACCCGGTCAATTGTCAGCCAGTAGGAGGTGCGGGATTGGGAAAGGTCAGCGGTGCGAAACCTGATATGTCTTGGTCCGTGCTCGCGCCGTGCGTTTTTAAGAAAATCCATCAAATCAGGGTCGTCAACACAACCCTCCCACCAGTGCTTCTGCCCTGGAACCTCTTTGTAATGGTATTTGTACCCCAAGACATCCAGCCAGAGGGCAAAGTTTCTTGAGTGAATTGTGGGCACATTGTCGTCATCTGCGCCATGGAGGATAAAGACCGGCAGGTTCAATGCATTCTCAAGAAAGGCGGGGGTGTTGTCAGGTCGGGCTGCCATATCACGGATGGCAAGTTTGCCCGGCTCGGTGAAGATGATGCTGCGCTGGAGAAAGTTGGGGACATAAAGCGGGAATGAGGGCCAACCCGCCTCAGGGGCAATCGCAGCGAAAAGGTCGGGATGGGCAAGACCGATGTGCCAGGTGCCATGACCGCCCATTGAATGGCCGGTTAAGACCACCCGGTCAGGGTCAATCGGAAATTGCCTCTGCACCTCTTTTAAAACCTCAATACAGTCAAGCCTGCCCCAGTCCTGCCAGTCAAACCCATAGGGTCGGCGGTTGGTCGGGCAGACAACAAAAGCCCAGTCCTTGGGCTGGAAGCATTCGGCAAGACCATAGGCCTCAACACCGGCACCATGGAGCGAAAGGATAAGGCCGTATTTTTTCTTCGGGTCGTAATTTTCTGGATATCGTAAGGCATAATACTGGCAGGAGGAGTCAATCTCTGAGATAAATGTCCGTTTGTGCGCCTGGGTCAAGAGCCTTGAGCGCAACCTCACCGTGTCGGTGCGTTGAAAATCGTTAAGGGTGATGGTTAGTATCATTTTGTAGCCGGCGGTGTCATAAGGAAGAGGAGGTATGTTTACCCGAATTGCCGGCTTCTTTACCCCGAGCCGCGGGATGTGATTGACAGTTGTGTCAGCAATAACGAGTGTGTCCAGGTTCAATTTCAGGTGAACACCCTGTAAGATTTCGGTGAGAGTGTTCAAAATTGGGATGCCAAGCCAGAGGGAGCGCGCGGAATCGGCAATTATGTCAGGCGCGGTGATGTCATCAATGATGGGAATCACCGGTTCTTGGCAAGGGATTAGGAAAAAGCGCACCTTCTGGTCGCCATAGCCGGAAATGCGCAGGACGATGCGGTTTTTCCCGGAGTCAATGACAACCGGTGTCTTGAACCAGTTGTTGCCATACACATCGCCAATATAGCCTCTGCCATTAAGGACAAAACTGCCGATACGGGTTGCAACTGCCAGGCAGCGCGCCTTATGGGGAGAAAAAAATTCGGCATAGGCATAGCCAAGAGACAAAAGACCGCTGATGCCATAGTAGTCCATAATCGAATCCCAGCGCACATCCTGATAGTCTGTTGCCAGCCAGCCCGAAGGGTCGGTCTCAACCCTTCGCCAGCGGACAATCCCGCCTTGAACAAGCCCGCTGCGCAAGGAGTCGCCCTCCTGCGGCTGGATGTTTGCTATATCCGGGATTGCCTCGGTGATGCCTTCGCGCATACCCACAGAAAATGGTCCGCACAGTAGCCACTCTTTGATGAAAATGGTGTCACTCAGCGTCTCCAAGGCAGAAATCGGGGAAAGGTATAAAAATGTTAACAGAATTGTCATTGCAACTGGGTTCATATAATAATTTTACCTTAAGATAAGGCGGGGTCAAAGGGGGCGGTTTTTTATTTTAAGTCTTAGTTTTACAATGTGATATGCAAAAATGGGGCAGGTTCCCTCCACCACCCCCCTTACCCCTCTATTACCGGCTTTTTCCTTTGGGTTGATATAGGGTTAAGTTCCAATTTTTCAGTTTTTTACAAGACTAAGGGAAGGAAAAGAATAAGTTGACGCAGTAAGTTTTGAGAGTATAATCATTTGTGCCTGAACAGAAGGCGCAGAATCAACGATTAGGCATTCAGGTTTTATTTGACTTCACCGATATAATAGCGGCGATAGATTTTGCCGCTGATACCGGTTTTGGGGTTCTTGAGATTAATTTGGGGAATATCAATTTTGGTAACCAGTTGCGCCGGGCAAGTGAGCGCAGAAAGATCAAAAGGCAGGCAGGGAGAAGAAAAGTCAGGCTGGCGGTGCATGCGCTTGAGGGTCCGTCATTTTTCATTCCGAGTGAGCGGGTGCGCAGGTGCGCGGTCTTGGAGTTGAAAAAAACCCTTGACTGGGCGGCTGATATCGGTGCTGAGAATGTGATTATGCATCTCGGTTTTGATATGCATTATGGCTATGGCGGTGGCAATCGCTTTACCCATGAGGAGTTTCCCCGTTATTATGAGGAGGCGCTTTTGCAGGCGCTGGCGGACCTGAAACAGTATGCGCGCACAAGGGCAAATTTGTGTGTTGAGAATGTGGGTGGGTTTCGTTTTGTGCCGAGTAAAAAGGTCTTGAAAAGACTCCTGGGCGGGAGTTTGGGGCTCTGTTTTGACATCGGGCACATCGCCATCCTCAGCGAGGATAAAAAAGAGGAGGAGTTTGCGTTTTTTAAGCGGTTTCACAAGACAATCTATCACGCCCATCTCCATCATAATAATGGCGCAAGAGACCAGCATCTCGCCTTGGGTGAGGGAACGGTTGATGTTGTGCCCTATTTAAGGCTTCTCTATAAAAGCCCGGCACTGCTGGTTTTTGAGACCAGACCAAAGGAACAGGCGCTGAAAAGCCGGGACTATTTTGAGAGGGTGCTTTTGCCCAAAATTTGCTAAAGAAAGGGAATGAAGA is part of the candidate division WOR-3 bacterium genome and harbors:
- a CDS encoding ribose-phosphate pyrophosphokinase, which gives rise to MERLKIFSGRANKPLAEEICAHLEIPLGEAEVTNFADGEIRVSINESVRGDDVFVVQPTPPPADNILELLLMIDALKRASARRITAVIPYYGYARQDRKDKPRVPLSAKLIANLLTRAGVDRVLTMDLHADQIQAFFDIPVDHLFSTPVLIEYYRQHTANLVVVAPDTGRANRARGFAQRLKDDIPLAIIDKRRTAPNQVEALRVVGEVGGMNALIFDDMIDTGGTLINATRALINAGAKTVRATATHGLFSGNAINLIAGSPLEEVVVTDTIFHPQAKQHEKIKILSVSSLLAEAILRIHREDSVSSLFIQ
- a CDS encoding sugar phosphate isomerase/epimerase, which translates into the protein MPEQKAQNQRLGIQVLFDFTDIIAAIDFAADTGFGVLEINLGNINFGNQLRRASERRKIKRQAGRRKVRLAVHALEGPSFFIPSERVRRCAVLELKKTLDWAADIGAENVIMHLGFDMHYGYGGGNRFTHEEFPRYYEEALLQALADLKQYARTRANLCVENVGGFRFVPSKKVLKRLLGGSLGLCFDIGHIAILSEDKKEEEFAFFKRFHKTIYHAHLHHNNGARDQHLALGEGTVDVVPYLRLLYKSPALLVFETRPKEQALKSRDYFERVLLPKIC
- a CDS encoding 50S ribosomal protein L25, translating into MAQIKATIRNETGKSKVKKLRRAGFLPAVMYGHGDPSVLLTISAHEFGMTLRELKGHTPIVDVQIADQDTIRCVIKTIQRNPIDGSFLHVDFQKVHPDERITMNVPVVIRGVAAGVKQGGMLEVLLREIPVRATIDRFPEHIEIDVTNLRMGHSIHIADLKYEGLEFLLPPESAIVTILTPRKLAAAVEAATAPAVGAPEPEVIKEKKAAEETESEEGKGKSPEAEPESKKKPEEKKK
- the ychF gene encoding redox-regulated ATPase YchF, producing MRIGIVGLPNVGKSSLFNILTGARARVDLFPFTTIEKNVGVGSVPDERLEKIAQVINPKKVTPAHIDFVDIAGLVKGASNGEGLGNKFLAHIREADLILHLVRNFATPDIPHILDTIDPDRDAEIVEAELAIADLTVVEKRIESVRKEPATPERNLRLLALEKLADRLHKTFTPPELSPEERHAVKELSLFVLKPLVYAINCSDTEPTEPNRFPRLAAHNCILFSAKLENEIADLPESEKMELRQSLNLAREGPAKIITTCFSALDLIRFYTVKGEETRAWSAPRGTTALDAAYMIHTEIGKGFIKAEVVNWQDLIAAGSFQAAHTAGKIKIEGKGYVIQDGDVLLVRFKTH
- a CDS encoding prolyl oligopeptidase family serine peptidase, translating into MNPVAMTILLTFLYLSPISALETLSDTIFIKEWLLCGPFSVGMREGITEAIPDIANIQPQEGDSLRSGLVQGGIVRWRRVETDPSGWLATDYQDVRWDSIMDYYGISGLLSLGYAYAEFFSPHKARCLAVATRIGSFVLNGRGYIGDVYGNNWFKTPVVIDSGKNRIVLRISGYGDQKVRFFLIPCQEPVIPIIDDITAPDIIADSARSLWLGIPILNTLTEILQGVHLKLNLDTLVIADTTVNHIPRLGVKKPAIRVNIPPLPYDTAGYKMILTITLNDFQRTDTVRLRSRLLTQAHKRTFISEIDSSCQYYALRYPENYDPKKKYGLILSLHGAGVEAYGLAECFQPKDWAFVVCPTNRRPYGFDWQDWGRLDCIEVLKEVQRQFPIDPDRVVLTGHSMGGHGTWHIGLAHPDLFAAIAPEAGWPSFPLYVPNFLQRSIIFTEPGKLAIRDMAARPDNTPAFLENALNLPVFILHGADDDNVPTIHSRNFALWLDVLGYKYHYKEVPGQKHWWEGCVDDPDLMDFLKNARREHGPRHIRFRTADLSQSRTSYWLTIDRVKTIGRDATVAASAGDSPVEIKTENITQLTLNLDQRLFFSGPIGVKIDGKTVIKRLELPAIITLYNTPKGWKLGRARTAGLAKKPELYGPAKQALMRPFAIVYGTQDSAVAEFLMHAASQECLRWYLIGNGTTEVLCDTEPIPLDRNLILFGGEKENRVMKKIHHHLPITVKGGKMNLFKTELGESLSAVFVYPNPLNPERLILVRMGTDPLTTKLSFFWGIIGSGTAIPDFMIFDSQVRSFGWHGVRAAGFFSPEWQIDPLSTFIQK
- the ispE gene encoding 4-(cytidine 5'-diphospho)-2-C-methyl-D-erythritol kinase → MSRSIILLAPAKINLGLWVGRKRPDGYHEIVTLMVPLEFGDRIKITKQAKGIRLRTTGIRLNIPANDNLAHRAAELFFAAAKIEQGCSITINKRIPPGSGLGGGSADAAAVLIGLNRLYHHPLNRKKLRDLALKLGSDVPFFIKGVPCVARGRGERLRPVLLPRLLVLLYCPDFSVSTSWAYQQLDHLRRKLTPPSLSPKILCLRLRRKELAGLAGKIHNSFEPVVFARHPELAQIKELLLSRGAYAASLSGSGSTVYGLLKAPDPMADLIASGLPWILTRSRPSVRLNKG
- the rpsF gene encoding 30S ribosomal protein S6; this encodes MNHYELAAILDPNISEGDIEKIIVELTNRLTTSGATNILDVKTERRAFAYPIRKHREGTYLFIYFQAPTTVPEKIRRELLHREEILRLAFFRLPEAKVAEPQTALGQLDKDQPTPEAKNE
- the ssb gene encoding single-stranded DNA-binding protein; its protein translation is MNEAPQNSQSSLRLGYLNSVILLGRLTADPDLRYTPKGTPVCTFRIAVNRRFKDQTTNEWRDETYFFTVNTWAQLAERIGERLKKGSAVLVQGELRSRSWETTTGEKRSVVEIHGRSVQVLDKAISLEPSPVEPEPDLPPDDEPDIPKDQLDDIPF
- the pth gene encoding aminoacyl-tRNA hydrolase; translated protein: MTIFGLGNPTERYALTRHNLGFMTLDTIAQLLQIRFHHIPGRFLAQTVFAGKKLLLIKPLLYMNHSGVVVKEQLTEHPDDFLVVVDDIALPFGTIRLRPKGSDGGHKGLASIIYHLGTDRFPRLRIGIGSPKEGDATEYVLSPFSNEEMKMLPNVLRRATDACLMVATCGLEKAMNQFNTPVPNKSADIIAADNKRG